A DNA window from Candidatus Cloacimonadota bacterium contains the following coding sequences:
- the cas6 gene encoding CRISPR-associated endoribonuclease Cas6: MRLKIELLYEGKLPFDLPLNYNHKLTANIYRLFSKSSKKYSEFLHDKGFIINGKHLKLFTFSRLFPRKYEIKNHDIRILSPEIDWYFATIIDRNIEHIVKGIFSDERIILNSKDIDIELIFSQIIAEPEIEFGEEVYPVRCLLSKGVKFKCLSPINVNSNKRKEDLDYFTDTDLFREELYNNLKTKYKLIYDKPIQTDIPFNFEFLPEYLFKKQNKIADSIQYKTSDGKIIYIKGFFAPFKIICDPKLIEIGYQCGFGMRNSAGFGMVEKIG, translated from the coding sequence ATGAGACTAAAAATTGAACTTTTATACGAAGGTAAACTCCCTTTTGATTTGCCTTTGAATTACAATCATAAACTAACAGCAAATATCTATCGTTTGTTTTCTAAATCTTCAAAAAAGTACAGCGAATTTCTTCACGATAAAGGCTTTATCATAAATGGCAAGCATCTGAAACTTTTTACCTTCTCTCGTTTGTTCCCCAGAAAATATGAAATAAAAAATCACGATATTAGAATTCTCTCACCAGAAATTGATTGGTATTTTGCAACCATTATAGACAGAAACATTGAACACATTGTTAAAGGAATTTTTTCAGATGAGCGCATTATTTTAAATTCTAAGGATATAGATATTGAATTAATATTTAGTCAGATTATAGCAGAACCAGAAATTGAGTTTGGAGAAGAAGTTTACCCTGTTAGATGTTTACTATCTAAGGGGGTGAAATTCAAATGTCTCTCCCCTATCAATGTGAATTCTAATAAAAGAAAAGAAGACCTGGATTATTTTACTGATACAGACCTGTTCCGTGAGGAGTTATACAATAATCTAAAAACTAAATACAAGTTGATTTATGATAAGCCGATACAAACTGACATACCCTTTAATTTTGAGTTCTTGCCAGAATATCTATTTAAAAAACAAAATAAAATTGCTGATTCTATCCAATATAAAACCAGCGATGGTAAGATAATCTATATCAAAGGCTTTTTTGCACCATTCAAAATAATATGCGACCCAAAATTGATTGAGATTGGCTATCAGTGTGGATTTGGTATGCGGAATAGTGCGGGATTTGGGATGGTGGAGAAGATTGGGTAA